The following are encoded together in the Streptococcus oralis genome:
- the vex3 gene encoding ABC transporter permease subunit Vex3, which yields MLHNAFAYVTRKFFKSIVIFLIILLMASLSLVGLSIKGATAKASQETFKNITNSFSMQINRRVNQGTPRGAGNIKGEDIKKITENKAIESYVKRINAIGDLTGYELIETPETKKNLTPDRAKHFGSSLMITGVNDSSKEDKFVSGSYKLVEGEHLTNDDKDKILLHKDLAAKHGWKVGDKVKLDSNIYDADNEKGAKETVEVTIKGLFDGHNKSAVTYSQELYENTAITDIHTAAKLYGYTEDTAIYGDATFFVTADKNLDDVMKELNGISGINWKSYTLVKSSSNYPALEQSISGMYKMANLLFWGSLSFSVLLLALLLSLWINARRKEVGILLSIGLKQASILGQFITESILIAIPALVSAYFLATYTARAIGNTVLANVTSGVAKQASKAAQASNLGGGAEVDGFSKTLSSLDISIQTSDFIIVFVLALVLVVLVMALASSNLLRKQPKELLLDSE from the coding sequence ATGTTACACAACGCATTTGCCTATGTTACAAGGAAGTTTTTCAAATCGATTGTCATCTTCCTGATTATTCTCCTCATGGCGAGCTTGAGTTTGGTTGGCTTGTCAATCAAGGGAGCTACTGCCAAGGCTTCTCAGGAGACCTTTAAAAATATCACCAACAGCTTCTCCATGCAAATCAATCGTCGCGTCAATCAAGGAACGCCACGTGGTGCTGGGAATATTAAGGGTGAAGATATCAAAAAAATCACCGAAAACAAGGCCATCGAGTCTTATGTGAAACGCATCAACGCTATCGGAGATTTGACTGGATATGAACTCATCGAAACGCCAGAAACCAAGAAAAATCTGACACCTGACCGTGCCAAACATTTTGGAAGTAGCTTGATGATTACAGGTGTCAATGACTCCTCTAAAGAAGACAAGTTTGTCTCTGGTTCTTATAAGTTGGTCGAAGGTGAGCACCTAACCAACGATGACAAAGACAAGATCCTCCTGCACAAGGACTTGGCAGCCAAACACGGCTGGAAAGTAGGGGATAAGGTTAAACTAGACTCTAATATCTACGATGCAGACAATGAAAAAGGAGCCAAGGAAACAGTCGAAGTGACAATCAAGGGACTCTTTGATGGCCACAATAAGTCGGCAGTAACCTACTCACAAGAACTATACGAGAACACAGCTATCACAGACATCCATACGGCTGCTAAACTATATGGTTATACAGAAGACACAGCTATTTATGGGGACGCAACCTTCTTTGTAACAGCGGACAAGAACTTGGATGATGTTATGAAAGAGTTGAATGGCATCAGTGGTATCAACTGGAAGAGCTATACACTCGTTAAGAGCTCATCTAACTACCCAGCTCTTGAGCAATCCATCTCTGGTATGTACAAGATGGCCAACCTCCTCTTCTGGGGTAGCTTGAGCTTCTCAGTTCTTCTTCTTGCCCTCTTGCTCAGCCTTTGGATCAATGCCCGTCGCAAGGAAGTGGGTATTCTCCTCTCTATCGGTCTCAAGCAGGCAAGTATCTTGGGTCAATTCATCACTGAATCCATCTTGATTGCCATCCCTGCTCTTGTTTCTGCATACTTCTTAGCTACTTACACAGCGCGTGCAATCGGAAACACCGTTCTTGCCAATGTCACTTCAGGTGTTGCCAAGCAAGCCAGCAAGGCAGCTCAAGCCTCTAATCTTGGTGGCGGTGCAGAAGTAGATGGTTTTAGCAAGACCTTGTCGAGCCTAGATATTTCTATTCAGACATCAGACTTTATCATCGTCTTTGTCCTTGCCTTGGTTCTAGTGGTTCTCGTTATGGCGCTTGCTTCAAGCAATCTCCTTAGAAAACAACCAAAAGAACTCTTGCTCGATAGCGAATAA
- the vncS gene encoding sensor histidine kinase: protein MKRTGLFTKIFIYTFSIFSVLVICLHLAIYFLFPSTYLSHRQETIGQKATAIAQSLEGKDRQSIEQVLDLYSQTSDIKGAVKGEMTEDKLEVKDNLPLDANRQTTSLFIEEREVTTQDGSTMTLQFLASMDLQKEAEQISLQFLPYTLLASFLISLLVAYIYARTIVAPILEIKRVTRRMMELDAQVRLRVDSKDEIGDLKEQINSLYQHLLTVIADLHDKNEAILQLEKMKVEFLRGASHELKTPLASLKILIENMKENVGRYKDRDHYLGVALGIVDDLSHHVLQILSLSSVQELREEKENIDLVQMTQSLVKDYALLAKERELQVDISLTHQQAYINPSVMKLILSNLISNAIKHSTPGGLVRIGEREGELYIENSCSPEEQEKLAQSFSDNASRKAKGSGMGIFVVKSLLEHEKLPYHFEMQGDRLSFFIRYPKVTQD from the coding sequence ATGAAACGAACAGGTTTATTTACAAAGATATTTATCTATACCTTCTCGATTTTTAGTGTTCTGGTTATTTGTCTTCATTTAGCTATTTATTTTCTCTTTCCGTCAACTTATCTGAGTCATCGTCAGGAAACCATTGGCCAGAAAGCGACAGCCATTGCCCAGTCCCTAGAAGGAAAGGATAGGCAGAGTATCGAGCAAGTCTTAGACTTGTATTCCCAGACTAGTGATATCAAAGGAGCTGTCAAGGGAGAGATGACTGAGGACAAGTTAGAGGTCAAGGACAATCTTCCACTAGACGCGAATCGCCAGACCACCTCTCTCTTTATCGAGGAGCGTGAGGTGACAACCCAAGATGGTAGCACTATGACACTTCAATTTCTAGCTTCCATGGACCTGCAAAAGGAAGCAGAGCAGATTAGTCTCCAATTTCTCCCTTATACCTTGCTGGCATCCTTTCTGATTTCCCTCTTGGTAGCCTACATCTACGCTCGAACCATTGTTGCCCCGATTTTGGAAATCAAGCGGGTGACCCGTCGGATGATGGAACTGGATGCTCAAGTACGGTTGCGCGTGGACTCTAAGGATGAGATAGGTGATCTTAAGGAACAGATCAATAGCCTTTACCAGCATCTCTTGACTGTCATTGCGGACTTGCATGACAAGAATGAAGCTATTCTCCAGCTGGAGAAGATGAAGGTTGAGTTCCTACGAGGGGCCTCTCATGAATTGAAAACACCTCTGGCTAGTCTCAAAATCCTAATCGAAAATATGAAAGAAAATGTCGGCCGTTATAAGGATAGAGACCACTATCTTGGAGTTGCCTTGGGAATTGTGGATGACCTCAGTCACCACGTTCTCCAGATACTTTCTCTTTCTTCTGTTCAGGAATTGCGAGAGGAGAAGGAGAACATTGACCTAGTCCAGATGACGCAAAGTCTGGTCAAGGATTATGCTTTGCTCGCCAAGGAGAGAGAACTTCAGGTGGACATTAGCCTAACCCATCAGCAGGCTTACATAAACCCATCTGTTATGAAACTGATATTATCGAATCTCATCAGCAATGCTATCAAGCACTCCACTCCAGGCGGCTTGGTTCGAATTGGTGAAAGAGAAGGGGAGCTCTATATCGAGAATAGCTGTAGTCCTGAAGAACAAGAAAAACTGGCCCAGTCTTTTTCTGACAATGCTAGTCGCAAGGCCAAGGGTTCGGGGATGGGGATCTTTGTGGTCAAAAGTTTATTAGAACATGAGAAATTACCTTATCATTTTGAGATGCAGGGCGATCGCTTGAGTTTCTTCATACGTTATCCCAAAGTCACTCAGGACTAA
- the vncR gene encoding response regulator transcription factor VncR translates to MKILIVEDEEMIREGISDYLTDCGYETIQAADGEEALEQFSSYEVALVLLDIQMPKLNGLEVLAEIRKTSQVPVLMLTAFQDEEYKMSAFASLADGYLEKPFSLSLLKVRVDAIFKRYYDTGRVFSYKDTKVDFESYSASLAGQEVAINAKELEILDYLVKNEGRVLTRSQIIDAVWKVTDEVPFDRVIDVYIKELRKKLDLDCILTVRNVGYKLERK, encoded by the coding sequence ATGAAAATTTTAATTGTAGAAGATGAAGAGATGATTCGTGAGGGAATCAGTGACTATTTGACAGATTGTGGTTATGAGACCATTCAGGCTGCGGACGGCGAGGAAGCCCTAGAACAATTTTCCAGCTATGAAGTAGCACTAGTTTTACTGGATATCCAGATGCCCAAGCTCAATGGTTTAGAAGTCCTAGCGGAGATTCGTAAGACCAGTCAGGTTCCTGTTTTGATGCTGACAGCCTTTCAGGATGAAGAATACAAGATGAGTGCTTTTGCTTCTCTAGCAGACGGCTATCTGGAAAAACCCTTCTCCCTCTCCCTCTTAAAAGTGAGGGTAGACGCGATTTTCAAGCGCTACTACGATACAGGACGAGTCTTCTCCTATAAGGACACCAAGGTGGACTTTGAGAGTTACAGTGCAAGCCTCGCAGGTCAAGAAGTGGCCATTAATGCCAAAGAGTTGGAAATTTTGGACTATCTGGTAAAAAATGAAGGACGAGTCTTGACCCGCTCTCAGATTATTGATGCCGTCTGGAAGGTGACAGATGAGGTTCCCTTTGACCGTGTCATTGATGTTTACATCAAGGAACTGCGGAAAAAGCTAGACTTGGATTGTATCCTCACAGTGCGCAATGTTGGTTATAAATTGGAGCGAAAATGA
- a CDS encoding ABC transporter permease, which produces MNPIQRAWAYVSRKRLRSFILFLILFVLLAGISACLTLMKSNKTVESNLYKSLNTSFSIKKIENGQTFKLSDLASVSKIKGLENVSPELETVAKLKDKEAVSGEQSVERDDLSAADKNLVSLTALEDSSKDVTFTSSAFNLKEGRHLQKGDSKKILIHEELAKKNGLSLHDKIRLDAGQSESGKGQTVEFEIVGIFSGKKQEKFTGLSSDFSENQVFTDYESSQTLLGNSEPQVSAARFYVENPKEMDGLMKQVENLALESQGYQVEKENKAFEQIKDSVATFQTFLTIFLYGMLIAGAGALILVLSLWLRERVYEVGILLALGKGKSSIFLQFCLEVVLVSLGALLPSFVAGNAITSYLLQTVLASGDQATLQDTLAKASGLSTSLLSFAESYVFLLLIGCLSVALCFVFLFRKSPKEILSSIS; this is translated from the coding sequence ATGAATCCAATCCAAAGAGCTTGGGCTTATGTCAGCAGAAAACGACTGAGAAGTTTTATTTTATTTCTGATTTTATTTGTCCTTTTAGCAGGAATTTCAGCCTGTTTGACTCTGATGAAGTCCAACAAAACAGTAGAAAGCAATCTTTACAAATCACTCAATACTTCATTTTCTATCAAAAAGATAGAAAATGGACAGACCTTCAAGTTGTCTGACCTAGCATCCGTGAGCAAGATTAAGGGACTGGAAAATGTCTCTCCTGAACTTGAGACGGTCGCAAAACTGAAAGACAAGGAAGCGGTGAGTGGTGAGCAGAGCGTAGAACGTGATGATTTGTCAGCTGCAGACAAGAACTTGGTTAGCTTAACGGCTCTCGAGGATTCATCCAAGGATGTCACCTTTACCAGTTCGGCTTTCAATCTAAAAGAAGGGCGACACCTTCAAAAAGGAGATTCCAAGAAAATCCTTATCCACGAAGAGTTGGCCAAGAAGAACGGTCTTTCGCTTCACGACAAGATTCGCTTGGATGCTGGTCAGTCAGAATCTGGAAAAGGGCAAACAGTAGAGTTTGAAATTGTCGGTATCTTTTCTGGTAAAAAACAAGAAAAGTTCACAGGCTTGTCTTCTGACTTCAGTGAAAACCAAGTCTTTACAGACTATGAAAGCAGCCAAACGCTTCTGGGAAATAGTGAACCGCAAGTCAGTGCAGCTCGCTTCTATGTAGAAAATCCTAAGGAAATGGACGGACTCATGAAGCAGGTAGAAAACTTGGCTTTAGAAAGTCAAGGCTACCAAGTCGAGAAGGAAAACAAGGCCTTTGAACAAATCAAAGACTCAGTGGCAACCTTCCAAACCTTCCTCACCATCTTCCTTTATGGGATGTTGATAGCAGGAGCAGGAGCCTTAATTTTGGTCTTGTCTCTCTGGTTGAGAGAAAGGGTCTACGAAGTGGGAATTCTTCTGGCACTTGGAAAAGGCAAGAGTTCGATCTTCCTCCAGTTCTGTTTAGAGGTAGTTTTGGTATCTCTCGGAGCTTTGCTTCCATCATTTGTTGCAGGAAATGCCATCACATCCTATCTACTCCAAACTGTACTAGCCAGTGGAGATCAGGCAACCTTACAGGACACGCTGGCCAAAGCAAGTGGTCTATCAACCAGTCTCCTATCCTTTGCAGAATCCTATGTCTTTCTGCTCCTGATTGGTTGCTTATCAGTAGCCCTTTGTTTCGTATTCTTATTTAGAAAATCGCCGAAAGAAATTTTATCATCTATTAGTTAA
- a CDS encoding DEAD/DEAH box helicase — protein sequence MKFNEFNLSAELLAEIEKAGFVEASPIQEQTIPLALEGKDVIGQAQTGTGKTAAFGLPTLEKIRTEEATIQALVIAPTRELAVQSQEELFRFGRSKGVKVRSVYGGSSIEKQIKALKSGAHIVVGTPGRLLDLIKRKALKLQDIETLILDEADEMLNMGFLEDIEAIISRVPENRQTLLFSATMPDAIKRIGVQFMKDPEHVKIAAKELTTELVDQYYIRVKEQEKFNTMTRLMDVEQPELAIVFGRTKRRVDELTRGLKIRGFRAEGIHGDLDQNKRLRVLRDFKNGNLDVLVATDVAARGLDISGVTHVYNYDIPQDPESYVHRIGRTGRAGKSGQSITFVSPNEMGYLQIIENLTKKRMKGLKPATAEEAFQAKKQVALKKIERDFANEEICSNFEKFAKDARKLAAEFSPEELAMYILSLTVQDPDSLPEVEIAREKPLPFKPSGNGFGGKGKGGRGGRRGDDRRDRDRRGNGRRDDFKKGSRGNDRFDKDRRYRNKDNKKPRNTSSEKKTGFVIRNKGDK from the coding sequence GTGAAATTTAATGAATTTAACTTGTCTGCTGAATTGCTAGCAGAGATTGAAAAAGCTGGATTTGTAGAAGCCAGTCCCATCCAAGAACAGACCATTCCCTTGGCTCTCGAAGGAAAAGACGTTATCGGTCAAGCTCAGACAGGTACAGGAAAAACTGCAGCCTTTGGCTTGCCAACCCTTGAAAAAATCCGTACAGAAGAAGCGACCATCCAAGCCCTGGTTATCGCTCCAACTCGTGAACTCGCTGTCCAAAGCCAAGAAGAACTGTTCCGCTTTGGCCGTAGCAAAGGAGTGAAAGTTCGCTCAGTTTACGGTGGTTCCAGCATTGAAAAACAAATTAAGGCTCTTAAATCTGGTGCCCACATCGTGGTAGGAACACCAGGCCGTCTCTTGGACTTGATTAAACGGAAGGCCTTGAAATTACAAGATATTGAAACTCTGATTCTTGACGAAGCGGATGAAATGCTCAACATGGGCTTCCTTGAAGACATTGAAGCCATCATTTCCCGTGTCCCTGAAAATCGTCAAACCTTGCTCTTTTCAGCAACCATGCCAGATGCTATCAAACGTATCGGTGTTCAGTTTATGAAAGACCCAGAGCATGTGAAGATTGCTGCCAAGGAATTGACAACAGAGCTAGTGGATCAGTACTATATCCGTGTCAAGGAACAAGAGAAATTTAATACTATGACACGTCTCATGGATGTGGAACAACCAGAACTTGCTATCGTATTTGGTCGTACCAAACGCCGTGTAGATGAATTGACTCGTGGACTTAAAATTCGTGGCTTCCGTGCTGAAGGAATTCATGGTGACTTAGACCAAAATAAACGTCTTCGTGTCCTTCGTGATTTTAAAAATGGGAATCTTGATGTTCTAGTTGCGACTGACGTGGCAGCACGTGGTTTGGATATCTCAGGTGTGACCCATGTCTACAACTACGATATTCCACAAGATCCTGAAAGTTACGTTCACCGTATCGGCCGTACAGGTCGTGCTGGTAAGTCAGGTCAATCCATTACCTTTGTTTCTCCAAATGAAATGGGCTACCTTCAAATTATTGAAAACTTGACTAAGAAGCGCATGAAAGGCTTGAAACCAGCAACAGCGGAAGAAGCCTTCCAAGCTAAAAAGCAAGTGGCGCTCAAGAAAATCGAACGTGATTTCGCAAATGAAGAAATTTGTTCCAACTTTGAGAAATTTGCTAAAGACGCTCGTAAATTAGCGGCTGAATTTAGTCCTGAAGAATTGGCTATGTATATCTTAAGTCTGACTGTCCAAGATCCTGACAGCCTTCCAGAAGTTGAGATTGCACGTGAAAAACCACTGCCATTTAAACCATCAGGTAATGGCTTCGGTGGCAAAGGTAAGGGAGGTCGTGGAGGCCGTCGTGGGGACGACCGTCGAGACCGTGATCGCCGCGGCAATGGTCGCCGTGATGATTTCAAAAAAGGCAGTCGTGGGAACGATCGTTTTGATAAAGACAGACGTTACCGTAATAAAGACAATAAAAAACCTCGCAACACTTCAAGCGAAAAGAAGACCGGCTTTGTTATTCGTAACAAAGGAGACAAATAG
- a CDS encoding FAD-containing oxidoreductase → MLTYDLIVIGFGKAGKTLAGKLASAGKKVALVERSKAMYGGTCINIGCIPTKTLLVAAEKDLSFEEVIATKNTITGRLNGKNYATVAGTGVDIFDAEAHFLSNKVIEIQAGDEKQELTAETIVINTGAVSNVLPIPGLATSKNVFDSTGIQNLDKLPEKLGVLGGGNIGLEFAGLYNKLGSKVTVLDALDTFLPRAEPSIAALAKQYMEEDGIELLQNIRTTEIRNDGDQVLVVTENETYRFDALLYATGRKPNVEPLQLENTDIELTERGAIKVDKHCQTNVPGVFAVGDVNGGPQFTYISLDDFRVVYSYLAGDGSYTLEDRLNVPNTMFITPALSQVGLTESQAADLKLPYAVKEIPVAAMPRGHVNGDLRGAFKAVVNTETKEIIGATIFSEGSQEIINIITVAMDNKIPYTYFTKQIFTHPTLAENLNDLFAI, encoded by the coding sequence ATGTTAACTTATGATTTAATCGTTATCGGATTTGGTAAAGCGGGGAAAACACTAGCTGGTAAATTGGCTTCAGCTGGTAAAAAAGTTGCCCTCGTTGAACGTAGCAAGGCTATGTACGGCGGAACTTGTATCAACATCGGTTGTATCCCGACTAAAACCTTACTAGTTGCTGCTGAGAAAGACTTGTCTTTTGAAGAAGTGATTGCTACTAAAAACACGATCACTGGTCGCCTCAATGGTAAAAACTATGCGACTGTTGCGGGTACAGGCGTGGATATCTTTGATGCGGAAGCTCACTTCCTTTCAAACAAAGTCATCGAAATCCAAGCTGGTGACGAAAAACAAGAACTCACTGCTGAAACTATCGTTATCAACACTGGTGCTGTTTCAAACGTCTTGCCAATCCCTGGACTTGCTACAAGCAAAAACGTCTTTGACTCAACAGGTATCCAAAACTTGGACAAATTGCCTGAAAAACTTGGAGTTCTTGGTGGCGGAAACATCGGTCTTGAATTTGCAGGTCTTTACAACAAACTTGGAAGCAAGGTTACAGTCCTAGATGCCTTGGATACTTTCCTACCTCGTGCAGAGCCTTCCATTGCAGCTCTTGCTAAACAATACATGGAAGAAGACGGTATTGAATTACTTCAAAACATCCGTACTACTGAAATCAGAAACGACGGTGACCAAGTCCTTGTCGTAACTGAAAACGAAACGTACCGTTTCGACGCTCTTCTCTACGCAACTGGACGTAAACCAAACGTAGAACCACTTCAACTTGAGAATACGGATATTGAACTAACGGAACGTGGTGCTATCAAGGTAGACAAACATTGTCAAACAAACGTTCCTGGTGTCTTTGCAGTCGGAGATGTCAACGGTGGACCTCAATTTACCTACATTTCACTTGATGACTTCCGTGTTGTCTACAGCTACCTTGCTGGAGATGGCAGCTACACACTTGAAGACCGTCTCAATGTGCCAAACACTATGTTCATCACACCTGCACTTTCACAAGTTGGTTTGACTGAAAGCCAAGCAGCTGATTTGAAACTTCCATACGCAGTGAAGGAAATCCCTGTTGCTGCCATGCCTCGTGGTCACGTAAATGGCGACCTTCGTGGAGCCTTCAAAGCTGTTGTGAATACTGAAACAAAAGAAATTATTGGTGCAACTATCTTCTCAGAAGGTTCTCAAGAAATCATCAACATCATCACTGTTGCCATGGACAACAAGATTCCTTACACTTACTTCACAAAACAAATCTTCACTCACCCAACCTTGGCTGAGAACTTGAATGACTTGTTTGCGATTTAA
- a CDS encoding cysteine hydrolase family protein, whose protein sequence is MAKALISIDYTEDFVADHGKLTAGAPAQAISKAIDQVTRLAFERGDYVFFTIDAHEEKDTFHPESKLFPPHNIIGTSGRNLYGPLADFYAEHEADSRVFWMDKRHYSAFSGTDLDIRLRERRVDTVILTGVLTDICVLHTAIDAYNLGYQIEIVKPAVASIWPENHQFALGHFKNTLGAKLLDENLAEIEL, encoded by the coding sequence ATGGCAAAAGCTTTAATCTCGATTGACTATACAGAGGATTTCGTAGCAGATCATGGAAAGCTAACTGCTGGAGCACCCGCTCAAGCAATATCAAAAGCCATTGATCAGGTAACCAGACTGGCTTTTGAACGTGGGGATTATGTCTTTTTTACCATTGATGCTCATGAGGAGAAGGATACATTCCACCCAGAAAGTAAGCTTTTTCCACCGCACAATATCATCGGAACTAGTGGGCGTAACCTTTATGGCCCCCTAGCTGATTTTTATGCTGAGCATGAGGCGGATAGTCGCGTCTTTTGGATGGACAAACGTCACTATTCAGCATTTTCAGGAACGGACTTAGATATCCGTTTGCGGGAACGTCGGGTTGATACTGTTATCTTAACTGGAGTCCTGACGGACATTTGCGTCCTTCATACGGCTATTGATGCCTATAATTTAGGTTATCAAATCGAGATTGTCAAGCCTGCAGTTGCCTCTATTTGGCCAGAAAATCATCAGTTTGCTCTTGGGCATTTTAAGAACACATTGGGAGCAAAATTACTGGATGAAAACCTTGCTGAAATTGAACTATAA
- the codY gene encoding GTP-sensing pleiotropic transcriptional regulator CodY, translating to MAHLLEKTRKITSILKRSEEQLQDELPYNAITRQLADIIDCNACIVNNKGRLLGYFMRYKTNNDRVEQFFQTKTFPEVYVQGANMIYDTEANLPVEHDLTIFPVESRADFPDGLTTIAPIHVSGIRLGSLIIWRNDKKFEDEDLILVEIASTVVGIQLLNFQREEDEKNIRRRTAVTMAVNTLSYSELRAVSAILAELDGNEGQLTASVIADRIGITRSVIVNALRKLESAGIIESRSLGMKGTYLKVLIGDIFEEVKKRDY from the coding sequence ATGGCACATTTATTAGAAAAAACAAGAAAAATTACTTCCATCTTGAAGCGCTCTGAGGAGCAACTTCAAGATGAACTTCCTTACAATGCGATTACACGCCAGTTAGCTGATATTATTGACTGTAACGCTTGTATTGTGAATAACAAGGGACGTCTCTTGGGTTACTTTATGCGTTATAAGACCAATAATGACCGTGTAGAACAATTCTTCCAAACCAAAACCTTCCCTGAGGTCTATGTACAAGGGGCAAACATGATTTATGACACGGAAGCCAATCTTCCTGTTGAACATGATTTGACCATTTTCCCTGTAGAGAGTCGTGCGGACTTTCCAGATGGGTTGACAACCATCGCTCCGATTCATGTATCAGGGATTCGTCTAGGTTCCTTGATCATTTGGCGCAATGACAAGAAATTTGAAGATGAAGATTTGATCCTTGTCGAGATTGCGAGCACGGTTGTGGGAATTCAACTGTTGAACTTCCAACGTGAAGAAGATGAGAAGAATATTCGCCGTCGTACGGCTGTTACCATGGCGGTCAACACCCTTTCCTATTCAGAACTTCGTGCCGTATCAGCTATTTTAGCTGAATTGGATGGAAATGAAGGGCAGCTGACTGCGTCTGTTATTGCAGACCGTATTGGCATTACACGCTCAGTGATTGTCAATGCGCTTCGTAAACTGGAGTCAGCGGGAATTATTGAGAGTCGTTCATTAGGAATGAAGGGGACTTATCTCAAAGTTCTAATTGGTGATATTTTTGAGGAAGTGAAAAAGAGGGATTACTAA
- the vex2 gene encoding ABC transporter ATP-binding subunit Vex2, producing the protein MTLLQLQDLTYRYKNTAEAVLYQINYNFEPGKFYSIIGESGAGKSTLLSLLAGLDSPVEGSILFQGEDIRKKGYSYHRMHHISLVFQNYNLIDYLSPLENIRLVNKKASKDTLLELGLDESQIKRNVLQLSGGQQQRVAIARSLVSEAPVILADEPTGNLDPKTAGDIVELLKSLAQKTGKCVIVVTHSKEVAQASDITLELKDKKLTEI; encoded by the coding sequence ATGACTTTATTACAATTACAAGACCTTACCTACCGTTATAAGAACACTGCTGAAGCAGTCCTATATCAGATCAATTATAATTTTGAACCCGGGAAATTTTACAGTATTATTGGTGAGTCAGGAGCAGGAAAATCCACTCTCTTGTCTCTACTTGCTGGTCTAGATAGTCCTGTTGAAGGTTCAATCCTTTTTCAAGGAGAGGACATTCGTAAGAAGGGATATTCTTACCATCGCATGCACCATATTTCCCTGGTCTTTCAAAATTATAACTTGATAGATTATCTTTCTCCACTGGAAAATATCCGCTTGGTCAACAAAAAGGCAAGCAAGGATACACTGCTTGAGCTTGGTTTAGATGAAAGTCAGATCAAGCGGAATGTTCTCCAGTTATCAGGTGGTCAACAGCAACGTGTTGCCATTGCTCGCAGTTTGGTATCAGAAGCTCCAGTAATTTTAGCAGATGAGCCAACAGGAAATCTGGACCCTAAAACTGCTGGAGATATTGTCGAACTGCTCAAATCACTTGCCCAGAAAACAGGTAAATGTGTCATCGTCGTAACTCACAGCAAAGAAGTGGCACAAGCATCAGATATTACACTTGAGTTGAAGGATAAGAAACTGACTGAAATATAG